GTGTGCCAATTCATAGAAGCAACATACAAATGCCATTGTGGCAGACGGAAGTTTGTGTATTTGGTCCATAaaccaaataataaatatgtcGAAGAAAAGAGTGTAAATGTATGGTGGGTTTATCCTCTTTAAAAGAAAgcatagaaaataaaatttccattCTTGGTTTCATACTTAGATGACAATCTGAGGCATTGGgaaaatcattttaaaaagCATGGCAGTAAATCTCTCAAGGGTTGTGGCTGCTGAAGCTTGTTCATGTGTCCATTTAGCCCTTAGTTTAGCTGGAAAACATTACCATGCAACTATTTGATTGGCTTCTTATTTTCAGATCATACAGCGGTTTGTCATTGTTGACCTGTCGAATTTCTATTTTGATGTCGCCAAAGATCGCCTTTACGTTGGGTAATTCTTCCCCTGCTCTATCTACCAGTTTCTAAGCAAGTGCATAActcttttactttaattctaTCACCCTAAAGATGCGCATATGTTTTTACAAttcaagttttcattttctatagACTTGCTTGTCGCCTTCAATTCTCGTTTGGGAGGGGAGTTAATTTTGGTTGTGTGAATATATTTCCTCAATGTGGTGGAAtattaaaatgaaatgaattttctttGACAAAAATGAGTTTGATACAAAAATGCACATGATTGGGCACATTATATTGCAAAGGTCAGCTTCATGTCCCCTTTCGAGGTTGAAGTGTTCATATTGAACTTCTGTGTATTTATAATCCTTCATCAGATTCATCATTAAATTAATCTTGTATTCCTTTCCCCACAAGTAGTGATGAAGCATAGTTTATCATTTTCAGGGGCACGACAAGTTTTACTAGGAGAAGTTGTCAAACAGTTCTCGCGGAACTTCTCCTTTCTATAGTGAGAGTGATTGCTCCAATATTGCCCCATTTGGCTGAGGATGTATGGCAAAACCTTCCGTTCCAGTACACCGACGAAGATGGCTCTGCTGctgaatttgtttttgagtCAAGATGGCCAGCTTTGAACAAAACACGGCTCTCTCTTCCAAAGGAGGAAACTGATTTCTGGGAAAAAGTTCTTGAGGTAATTACCATTTTCATCTAATGGTTACACACCAGTccaattttgggtttgtggTTGTTTAAGGGGAATCTTCTTGGAATTTTTTAActgtatttgttttttgttttctgccaaaaaaataattgatatcataaacttaatgCTCTTGAACTTAATTGTCTATGTTTTCCCTCTAAGCCAGAAATATACTGTGAgcattcaaataaaaaaggagacAGCTAGTTCCAATATGTCTATGTTATCTTATCACTACGTTTTGGAGAGCATAAGATGTTCTGTAGcatgtaaaaaaatttgatgtttaAGTGTTTGGCGTTTCCATTGCTAGAGATTGTATAGCGTGAAAATTAACTGAAATTTTGGGGTCTGATTTTGCGcctttttttgtgtttatttcctttttggcAATACTTTATTGATGAGCATGTATTCACCTGTGAAATAATGTAGATATCTAATTGCTTATGCTAGAAGAATGCTCTTATAACATTGAAAAGTATGTCAGGCTGACATCTGTCTCAATGTATTTCACTTGTTTCTAAAACTTATGCACTTGTGACCAGTTGAGAACCGAGGTGAATAGAGTCCTGGAGGTTGCCCGTACCGAAAAGTTAATTGGCTCCAGTTTAGATGCCAAGGTTTACCTCCATACTTCTGATTCCAGTCTGGCCTCTAGGTTAGTTGAAATGTCTGCAGCCAACAACGACGCAGACACATTGCATCGTATATTCATAACATCTCAGGTAAGTTCAAATTTCTAACCTTGACACCAGAAACAAGCTATAAAACTGCAATTGTTGTCTTGAACTTGGAGATTTTAACATTATATTGATGCTGTTTACATTTGTTTATATGCAGGCAGAGGTTCTTCCTTCCTTGGAGGATAAGCTGATTGAAGATATACCCCATAAAGGAGAATATGTCATCGAAGGAAATATCAGAGTCTGGATTGGAGTGTCTCGTGCCGAGGGCTTAAAGTGCGAAAGATGCTGGAATTATTCGCCTCAAGTTGGTTCGTTTCCAGAGCACAGCACCCTTTGCAGCCGCTGTTATAATGTGGTTGATATTCAACCATCTCCAGCTGTAGCTGTGGTCAGTTGAGATTAAAGTGTAAGAACTGTAGACAGCATAACTCAGATTCAAGATTTGTTCTCCGTATAGTATTCCGGTATGATTTTACTTCAAATCCATTCCTTTTTGGGTTGAGCAGACGAGTGGCTTTTGTACAGTATATTATCGCTTAGAGCATCAATGCATCATTTGTACAGCATCCGTCGGAGATTTTGTCGAAAATTACAACCAATAATACAATAATCCAAGTTTTAATTTACATGGCATGTCCTCTAATGTTTCCCTACTTTTTTAGAATAAGGCACGTGGTTAATTTCCAATTGCAGAGCGTACATTCTTCTTTTTACTGTGTTACGTAGATTTTTGGGAGATTCCATGGTCTTCGGAGTTATTTATGATTTATCAAGATCCAATCTAATCCGACCTAAATCGACcgattcaattcaattattttatcattttcaataATCTAGTTGGTTTcagacttcttttttttatttcacaaGCATTTGAAATGGAATGATAAATTATGATGAACAACTTTATACTCTAGTATATTATAGAACCAAAACACCTTTTTAACGTCTCAATTTTCAGATATGtccacacacacaaaaaaattataattttgatgTCTCAATAAGTATTTTGCCATTATTAAAACCGATAGTGCAATCCAATATACATTAGATCCGATCCTAAGCTCCAATCAGATTGGATTGAACTGAAAAACCCGCAATCCAATTTTACATTACgcaaatttgatttcaaacCAATGCACACCCTAGTTTGTTTAAATGTGTGCAACAGGTTATCATACAAACACAACAATCTCCATACTGTTCAGAAATTAGCCTTACCAATAGAGAATATCAAGCTCATCATTTGCTTGTCCTTCAATACCGCACTCCCAAGTAATAGAGCACGTCCAATCGGGAGGGTACAtagcaaaaagacaacaaATGCCCGTGACCTAACTTTGCAAGGCATTACTGGTGTCTTCGCATTTCAAAAATTTCCTTTGTAAATCAGTTGGGAAGCATATTGCAGAATGCCTATAACCCCAAGCCTAGAAATATTTTGCAACAGACTGAGTTTTATTGATACGCTGGAGATCACGATAAAAATTGCACATATCTGCTGCACAAGCACTCAAATGAATATCTAATTTACAGGGTTAAGCCCTAACATGTAAATGAGGGAGAGACCAATTAACTGGGGTAGTGGTGGGGACTAACGGGGAACCATAGCAGCACTTGCTAGAGCAGAGTGGTTTCTATGTTACAAACAGAGATGCCCATATCATAAAGTGTCTTTCAATGAACCAGTGGATCTAGCAAAATCTGCCAGTGTCATCTTTACGCCAGAACTTGGTGATGGTTGTGGAATAAATTCTGAATCTTCGAAATCCTGGGAGTGAATTGGTATATCCTATAACAACACAAACCAAGTTAGTACACTACGACGGCCAGAAGAACGGCAAGGAAATTGCAAACAAATGCAGGACACAACCTGGTACgaatacaaatttttttgctcCTAGAGATCCTGGCGATTTAGTTAAATCATTATTCTTTGACTCAAAAACGTCAATTCAAATAAATCAGAACAGAGTCCAATTTACGGTGTTAGCCTATACCTGCGCCTGTATTTGCTGATGTGGTTGCTGATCTTGGGTTATTGTATAGGCTTGTGGTTGGGACATTCTATAGTAGGGCTCTTTGAGATCAAGTTTACAAGAGGATTCCTGAATTATTCCTCCCTGCTCAGCACCAGGCCCCCACATTTTAGCTGAAGAGTGAAACCGTAACTAGTTAGTAAACCAGCAAAAGAAATCCACAGCCAAAACAAGTAGATAAAAACTGACCTGCCAATGTAAGATATATTGTGTAACTTTGCGCATTGTGGGCAATCATGTGAAGTCGGCCAGTTATTTCTTGTCCTGCCATTACATAAATGGGCTGAGAGAGAACACAGCGTAATTGGTACCAGTGAGTTGTTGGTGCACCAGGCGCAGTGGTAAGCCACCTTTGTACAGTACTGTCCATAAGCGGTGTGAAAGTAGTCAGGGGGCGCACAAATTTGAATCGGaaagaatatgcaaaagaaatcaAGCCCACTGAAAATGCacaatactattcattaaAATCAGATGATTACCTCCCATCAAATAAGACATCAAACCAGCATGCTAACCCATGCACTCTAGTGCCTACAGCAGCAACAAACCGTAATGGTATATCGAATTCATACAAGTCCtcttcatttattttggtaaagtcaatcacatgagacatTGAAGGAGCCACCAATAATCTTGGATCAAAAGCATCTACCACAGGCTgtatgaaaataaaacaagattAATTCAGCACATCGTCAATTCTTAGCAACCAAaacagccaaaaaaaaaatttaagcacACACAAATCTAGAACCTGGAAGCGTTAAATGATCACTCACCAAGGCAATTCAGCCAAAGAAATCTAGGGATTTGGAAAATCCTTGGCAAGACAAATATTGATGCCACATACGTCCAGggctcttttttatttatttatttaagagaTGCCTCAAACTTTTTCTACAGATATTAAACTTGTAGAACGGAACCCTAGATAAAAGGCTGGGGTAAATCAATAAAAGTAGTTTGGTATCTTACAAAACCATACCGATCAACTAAAAGGGAATTGGGCTCTTAAATTATGATGGCAGAGGGTATCTAGCTACCCCTTATTTCACAATACCATGAATAGTGAAGAGCATGCCATGAGTTTAACCAGATCAGGAAGAATTGGAGATGCACTAGGTGACATGTCAAGTTTTATTTGGTTTGTCCTCTAGTACATTTTGTATCTCAGAAAACAGTGAAAGCAGAATGTTCATTTCAAGTTCCTCTTTGCTTCAAACACCTAATTCTCATGGGAATATGATTAAGAAGATACCAGGAAATACTATAAGGAATTactctaaataaataaaagctttTATTACTAAAGTTCTTACTTAACCTAGGCATGGGAATCATAGTTACAAAAAGAGAACAATATCTCAAAGTACATCAGTTGCAGACAATTAAGCTAGTTCAACAAAATAATGGATGGCACACTAAATTCCAATAAATTTTAGAGATGTGTAAGAAATAATATAGACCTGTGAAAAATATCCCTGGAATGCAGATGCATACAATGGTTGCAAATCAACACCATAATAATTTTGTTGCTGCCAGAAGAGGGCCTGTATATATAGAAAACAAACACAGTAATGTACATTTCTTCTAAAGAACAAAGGTAGGAAACTGATTACACTAAAAGTTTATAACAGCAATCTAGTAAACTGCACTAGACATGGCTGGTAGGTTAGAACTTCCTGAATGGTCATCCATTATGCTattctatatataaataaacagGACATGATGATGGCATACGCACCTTATTTGCAATttcaacaaacaaatattcatCACTGAAAGGTGCCATGTGTATCCTGCAGAAGTAATCAATTTGAACtgatgagaaaaaaattaatagacAACCTTTTCAAATAGGTAATAATACTAATCGATCTGAAACTTTACAGTAAATTTGAGTGCAAATACACTACGACCACAagcaaatgaaatgaaagaatCTGACAAAGCATCATCCAACCACTCAAGGGTAAAATAACATGACCAGGCAACATAAGTATGTTTAATAAcagtatattttatcaaaatttatatattttattttcagcGACACAAAGGTTGATATTTTAATGTAGGTGGGTGAGTCCGAATAACAGACCATGtaaatgtatatacatataaacaaCTTAAGGCAGGACCAGTCAATTTTACTGGCTCATGGTGGCATTAGAGTCTAGTATATAAGTTGTTCAAAAGTACAGGTCATGCATGAGAATCAAGAAGCAAAAAATTTTCAACGAGTGTCCAGGATACAAGTAGAATAATGTCAGCAAGAGCTACTAGAAAACCAAACCCAGGAGGAATTGAAAAATCGTTTTACCTTCCTAGTGTAGGGAACATTTTTCCATTTGGCTGAAGAAACCGATCTCTTGCAATGACATAGGTCTCCAGcattctttcattaattaacaAGGTGCCTAAAGCCATACCAAAGAAAATCTTGTATTAGATTTACCTCaataatgaaaatttaaaaataaaaaataaggatCACAGAACAAGCTATTTTGATCTTCCAAATATGTTTCGAATTTCTGCCAAGGCTGATGTTGCACAAATAGAGTAATTATAGAGATGAAAAAATACGTGTTTAACATCAAGAAGAGCAAGGAAACATGCTCTTGAATTGGCTAAAGCAAATATATAAACACTTACCCATTGGCTCCGAGATAAGAATATCTGCTTTCTCAGGCAATTCAACCTCCTCAACTTTACCTTTGATTACCTATAATGTAGATGACATACGGTCCCATATGAGGACAAGAATAATGAGAGGAAAGGACAAAAAAGTTAAGAAATGACATAAAGAAGTCTCACTGTTATCCTTTGACCCAGTGAAGGGTTCCCTGCAATTAGCTTGCGAGCATATTCTGCCATTTCAGATGCTTCCACAGCATAAACATGCTTAGCACCAGCCTATAGGGagcataaaagaaataaatgatcattagaagaaacaaaaatgaagaagtATGCCAGAACCAAAAATGCAAGATTATGAAACATAAACTTAATTGATCAAAGAGCAGAGTATACCTGAGCAGCAAATAATGACAAAATACCACTACCAGCACCAACATCAACCACCACACGACCCGTAAAATCCACACGATTTTCTATTACTGCAGCATAATAGGTTCCTGAGGAAGGATAAATAGATCATCATTAACACCCGTAAGAGCTACTCATAACATTGTTTACTGGAAACTAATAAAAGCTTGGTATAAATTTATGTGTGATGCCCCTGAACCCTATAGATCGAAATAACTGCCTTGTGATCCCTAGGTTTGGATTTTGAAGCTCAAGCAAACTAAATAactccaaaatcaaagaaacaTAAGATGGAAAATGAGCACGGAAATTTTAGCTAGGTGGACTAACCTGTCCTAACATAATCTTGCAACATGTTCTGTTGATGTAGCAATTGTCCATAGTAGTGGAAATACATTTTAGCAGAAGATGGCTCTATTTTATCATCAAACTTGCTTTTGGAAGATGATATTTCTCCATTTGGTAGTTTCTTTCCTGAAAGGGTAAACAAAGGAGTCGTCATTGACAGGCATGTAATACTGTAAAAGAGCAATAGAAAACAACTTCTAGGAACAGGACAAAATTAACTCCATCAAAGTACAGAATAACTAGTCAAACAAATTTAAACCAAATTACAAAAGAATAACTATGGTTCTGCATCTGCGATGAGCATTCATCTAGTACTTCTTGGGTCAATCtataaacaaaagaattatGTTAAAGCACAGATAAGTAAACTTCAAAAAACAGCACCTTGAACAATAAAGTCCTTCTTCCACTGCTCAAATGCATTATGGAAGGCTCCACTCTCCTCCTCATTTTTAAAATGGATAGTGACTCcccttgaaaacaatttctgGTTCAAAAGGAGTAACGTCAAAAGATATTAACATCTGGCAGGACTTTAACAAATCATATGGCAATGCCGCACACAAAAATATAATCAAcatgcaaaacagaaaattcgCTAAAGTTAAAGTAGATAGATGCTGGTACAAAATGCCGagtaaaatattcaaaatgccAATGCACATAGATAAAGTATTCTGGTTACCTCTGTGCCCGTATCAGAACCTTCAGATATGCAAACTGACTGCACGGGGCCTAACTTGAACAGCTGAGGAGCACAAAAACATAcaccaaaatcaaattaaaaaaacttagtTTTCTCCAAAATGAATAATTTAACCGATCATTGAAGCAGATGTCTACATTGCGTTCATGGTCactaagaaacaaaaaagtaagaaaaatgaaatatgtacatatctatatatatctttatttatgtaCACTTGAATCTTCGAAGACACACACCAC
The window above is part of the Prunus dulcis chromosome 1, ALMONDv2, whole genome shotgun sequence genome. Proteins encoded here:
- the LOC117613958 gene encoding probable histone-arginine methyltransferase 1.3 isoform X2, yielding MEGSKGEEAQKQKEFVLASVSELASSSSSSSLTPAVARFSAEDGVGELRFQQEAESDAGVNVDLQTAQLFKLGPVQSVCISEGSDTGTEKLFSRGVTIHFKNEEESGAFHNAFEQWKKDFIVQGKKLPNGEISSSKSKFDDKIEPSSAKMYFHYYGQLLHQQNMLQDYVRTGTYYAAVIENRVDFTGRVVVDVGAGSGILSLFAAQAGAKHVYAVEASEMAEYARKLIAGNPSLGQRITVIKGKVEEVELPEKADILISEPMGTLLINERMLETYVIARDRFLQPNGKMFPTLGRIHMAPFSDEYLFVEIANKALFWQQQNYYGVDLQPLYASAFQGYFSQPVVDAFDPRLLVAPSMSHVIDFTKINEEDLYEFDIPLRFVAAVGTRVHGLACWFDVLFDGSTVQRWLTTAPGAPTTHWYQLRCVLSQPIYVMAGQEITGRLHMIAHNAQSYTIYLTLAAKMWGPGAEQGGIIQESSCKLDLKEPYYRMSQPQAYTITQDQQPHQQIQAQDL
- the LOC117613958 gene encoding probable histone-arginine methyltransferase 1.4 isoform X1, whose protein sequence is MEGSKGEEAQKQKEFVLASVSELASSSSSSSLTPAVARFSAEDGVGELRFQQEAESDAGVNVDLQTAQLFKLGPVQSVCISEGSDTGTEKLFSRGVTIHFKNEEESGAFHNAFEQWKKDFIVQGKKLPNGEISSSKSKFDDKIEPSSAKMYFHYYGQLLHQQNMLQDYVRTGTYYAAVIENRVDFTGRVVVDVGAGSGILSLFAAQAGAKHVYAVEASEMAEYARKLIAGNPSLGQRITVIKGKVEEVELPEKADILISEPMGTLLINERMLETYVIARDRFLQPNGKMFPTLGRIHMAPFSDEYLFVEIANKALFWQQQNYYGVDLQPLYASAFQGYFSQPVVDAFDPRLLVAPSMSHVIDFTKINEEDLYEFDIPLRFVAAVGTRVHGLACWFDVLFDGSTVQRWLTTAPGAPTTHWYQLRCVLSQPIYVMAGQEITGRLHMIAHNAQSYTIYLTLAAKMWGPGAEQGGIIQESSCKLDLKEPYYRMSQPQAYTITQDQQPHQQIQAQDIPIHSQDFEDSEFIPQPSPSSGVKMTLADFARSTGSLKDTL